Below is a window of Thermodesulfobacteriota bacterium DNA.
TACCGGCACGCGGCCGCGGGGTCGCCGCCCGCGGTGTCGAGGAGCGTCCCGGCAAGCCAGGGCCCCAGGATGCCCGAGAGGAACCCGTAGGCCGTGAAGACCAGCCCCAGGATCGCCCCGAAGTGGGCCGGCCCGAAACACTCCACCGCCAGGGGCGCGGAGACGGTGAAGAGGGTGCCGAAGGCGACTCCCACCACCGCGGCCAGCGCGGCGGTGGCCCAAAGCGATCCCACCCCCGGCAGGGAGTAGTAGGCCCCCGCTGCCGCCAGGGAGGCGGCACAGAGCACCGGGCGCCGCCCGACCCGGTCGGAGAGGAACCCCACCGCGATTCGGCTCCACCCGTTGGCCAGGTTGAAGCAGGTGAGCACCCAGAGGGCGGCCGCAAACGGTGCGCCGCGCGAGAGGCCCAGGGGCACCGCAAGGGTGACCATGGCGATGCCGGCGGCTCCCTGGAGGGCCCAGGTGCCCCACAGGAGCCAAAAGGCCCGAGTGCCGAGGCTGTGCCGGGGGGTGAGGGAGACGCCCTCGCTTCCCATCGACGGGCGGCCCGGAAGGCCCGCCGGCGGGGCCACCCACCGCGCGGCGCCGCCCCCAACCACGAGCACCGCAGCCGCCAGTGCGTAGTGCATGCCGGCATAGCCCAGGGCCCCCAGAGCCCACCCCAGGACCGGGGCGGCCAGCGCCGCCGACCCCGCGAAGCCCAGATTCACGACCCCCGAGGCGAGCCCCCGGTGCCGGGGAAACCAGAGCTGCACCGCGGTGAGACAGGGCAGGTACACGAGGCAGGACGCGGCTCCCGCCGTGAACCCCCAGGCGTAGAGGCTCCACGCCCCGCCGGGGCGGGCCGTGAAGAGCAGACTCGCCGCCGTCAGGACCTCTCCCGCGAGGACGAGCCTGCGGGCCGTGACCCCGGGGCGGCCCTGCCAGCGCCCCACCGGGAACATCCCCGAGCCCACGGCGGCCAGGGCGAAGAACAGGGTCGCCCCCACTGCGGCCCGGCTCAGCCCCAGGGTCTCCCCCCAGTGCGCCCCCAGGACCCCCGGATACCCGAAGAGGAGCGCTCCCGGCCACAGAAGCGCCAGGCACGAGGCCCCGAGGACCCGAAGCCCGGGGCGTGGGGAGCCCGGGGCACCCGGCGAAGCACCGCTGGCCATGGCCGCGCCTCAGACCGGGACACCCGTCAGGGGGGCCGTCAGAGGCTTGACCCAGAAGACCAAGGGCTTGGGCGACTCGGCCTCTTCATCCAGGTCCTCTAGGGGCATTCCCGTGGAGGCACCGACGGCCTCGTCCCCGTCGAACGCCGTCACCACCACGCCGCTCGCGGAACCTGCGAGGTCCTTGAGATACTCCTGCTCGTAGGCGAGGGTCCCATCGCAGAGGTAGGGATACTCCCGGAACACGGCGATGCACAGCCGCGCCACCTCCGGAATCCACGGAACCACCCCCCGCCCGGAAAACCTCTCGATGCGAAGCCCTTGCGCCATCCTGCCTCCTCCCTTTGCTCCGCAAGCTAGGCGAGTCCGCGCCCCGAAGTCAATGCGGGGGAGGACCGAAAGACGCTTCTGCTCCCCCCGGTTTGACGCCTTTCCCAGGCCCCGGCAGACTGCCCCCGCACACTTGGAGGAATGCCATGACCGACCCTGCCCCTTCCCAGCCCAGGATCCGCCTGGGCATCAGCGCGTGCCTCCTGGGCGAGCCGGTGCGCTACGACGGCCAGCACAAGCTCGACCGCTACCTGCGCGACACCCTGGGCCGCTATTTGGACTGGGTGCCCTTATGCCCCGAGGTGGAGTGCGGCCTGCCCGTGCCCCGGGAGGCCATGCGCCTGGTGGGCGCCCCG
It encodes the following:
- a CDS encoding MFS transporter, whose translation is MASGASPGAPGSPRPGLRVLGASCLALLWPGALLFGYPGVLGAHWGETLGLSRAAVGATLFFALAAVGSGMFPVGRWQGRPGVTARRLVLAGEVLTAASLLFTARPGGAWSLYAWGFTAGAASCLVYLPCLTAVQLWFPRHRGLASGVVNLGFAGSAALAAPVLGWALGALGYAGMHYALAAAVLVVGGGAARWVAPPAGLPGRPSMGSEGVSLTPRHSLGTRAFWLLWGTWALQGAAGIAMVTLAVPLGLSRGAPFAAALWVLTCFNLANGWSRIAVGFLSDRVGRRPVLCAASLAAAGAYYSLPGVGSLWATAALAAVVGVAFGTLFTVSAPLAVECFGPAHFGAILGLVFTAYGFLSGILGPWLAGTLLDTAGGDPAAACRYLGALCAAAGLLVLGVRPPRPREGSS